A window of Tripterygium wilfordii isolate XIE 37 chromosome 7, ASM1340144v1, whole genome shotgun sequence contains these coding sequences:
- the LOC120002890 gene encoding histidine kinase 2-like isoform X1, whose protein sequence is METEDQSKVQECIPEKLDPAPVQDEYAPVIFSQETVSHVVSIDMMSGKEDRENVLRARASGKGVLTSPIMLLKSNHLGVILTFAVYNTVLPAYSTPQQRVEATAGYLGASYDVPSLIEQLLQQLASKQTISVHVYDTTNASVPIKMYGDEITDTTGILHTSNLDFGDSSRKHEMHCRFKQKAPLPWIAISSSSGLLAIILLVAEIFFAAINRIAQMEENCRKMMELKVRAESADVAKSQFLATVSHEIRTPMNGVLGMLQLLMDSELGPVELGYAQDAHSCGKSLISLINGILDQSKIEAGRLELEAVPFDVQYILDNVLSICSNESNKKDVELVAYVSDQVPEIVVGDPGRFQQIITNLVGNSLKFSLSRGHIFVSVHLADEVGDPVRDPVLRQVVSLVEDTTNKKYNTLSGLPVVDRWKSWENFKKLNSAAEEPEVIRLLVTVEDTGVGIPLESQNRIFTPFMQADSSTSRTYGGTGIGLSISKCLVDLMHGEIGFVSTPGVGSTFSFTGALRKRESRSIEIKYDPVFDELRGRRALVVDDRSIRAEVTRYHLQELDVSVDIASSLKSACKHLSSTSTSSASTNLAMVFIDKDAWDKNTGILFQCLLKGAGQSGGSEGLRNLPKIFLMTTSKSTSESVELKSAGLVDHVLRKPLLRSVLVACIKEAFGSRYIMSQEKEKNELSSCPSLLREKRVLVVDDNVVNRKVAQGALKKYGANATCVESGKAAVTMLTPPHNFDACFMDLQMPEINGFEATRLIRCMESEVNEKIASGEASPEMFGNVTHWHTPILAMTADLIQASNEVCKKHGMDDYVSKPFEYEQMYRVLARFFHV, encoded by the exons ATGGAAACTGAAGACCAGAGTAAAGTTCAAGAGTGCATTCCAGAGAAGTTAGATCCTGCACCCGTTCAAGATGAATATGCACCTGTTATATTTTCCCAAGAAACTGTGTCCCATGTTGTCTCCATTGACATGATGTCCGGAAAG GAAGACCGTGAGAATGTCTTGCGAGCGAGGGCTTCCGGAAAGGGTGTTCTGACATCTCCCATTATGCTTTTGAAGTCCAATCATCTGGGTGTTATACTCACTTTTGCAGTCTATAATACTGTTCTTCCTGCATATTCTACACCACAACAACGTGTTGAAGCTACTGCTGG TTATCTAGGCGCATCATATGATGTGCCATCTCTGATAGAGCAGCTTCTGCAACAACTTGCCAGCAAGCAAACAATTTCTGTGCATGTCTATGATACAACTAATGCATCAGTTCCAATTAAAATGTACGGTGATGAAATTACTGATACCACCGGTATATTGCATACCAGTAACCTTGATTTTGGAGATTCATCGCGAAAGCATGAGATGCATTGCAG GTTCAAGCAAAAGGCTCCCTTACCTTGGATAGCAATAAGCTCATCATCGGGGCTTCTAGCAATTATTCTGCTGGTAGCCGAAATATTCTTTGCGGCCATAAATCGAATTGCACAAATGGAGGAGAACTGTAGGAAGATGATGGAGCTCAAAGTTCGTGCGGAATCAGCGGATGTTGCAAAATCTCAG TTTCTTGCAACTGTATCCCATGAGATCCGGACCCCAATGAATGGCGTTTTAG GCATGTTGCAATTGCTGATGGATAGTGAGCTTGGACCGGTTGAATTGGGGTATGCCCAGGATGCTCATAGTTGCGGGAAATCTCTGATCTCACTGATAAATGGGATTCTAGATCAGTCTAAGATAGAAGCTGGCAGGCTAGAACTTGAAGCTGTACCTTTTGATGTGCAGTATATTCTTGATAATGTTCTGTCAATTTGCTCGAATGaatcaaataaaaaagatgTTGAG TTGGTCGCTTACGTCTCTGATCAGGTCCCTGAAATTGTTGTTGGCGACCCTGGACGTTTTCAGCAGATAATTACAAATCTTGTTGGAAATTCACTTAag TTCTCTCTTAGCAGAGGACACATATTTGTCTCTGTGCATCTAGCTGATGAAGTGGGTGACCCAGTTAGAGATCCAGTGCTGAGACAAGTCGTGAGTTTAGTTGAAGATacgacaaataaaaaatataatacatTGAGTGGACTTCCAGTAGTTGACAGGTGGAAAAGCTGGGAGAACTTTAAGAAGTTAAACAGCGCAGCAGAGGAACCTGAAGTTATTAGATTGTTGGTAACAGTCGAGGATACAGGTGTGGGAATTCCTCTAGAATCTCAGAATCGCATCTTTACTCCTTTTATGCAGGCAGACAGTTCCACTTCACGAACATATGGAGGGACTGGAATAGGATTGAGCATTAGTAAATGCCTGGTGGATCTCATGCATGGTGAGATTGGTTTTGTAAGTACACCTGGCGTGGGGAGTACCTTTTCATTTACTGGAGCGTTAAGAAAAAGAGAATCGAGATCTATAGAAATAAAGTATGATCCAGTTTTTGATGAACTCCGGGGACGGAGGGCACTGGTAGTTGATGATAGAAGTATTAGAGCTGAGGTCACTAGATATCATCTTCAAGAGTTGGATGTATCAGTCGACATAGCTTCCAGTCTAAAGTCAGCATGCAAGCACTTATCCAGTACTTCCACTTCCAG TGCCTCAACCAATTTGGCCATGGTTTTTATCGACAAAGATGCTTGGGACAAAAATACAGGTATTCTGTTCCAATGTTTGCTGAAAGGGGCCGGACAAAGTGGTGGCTCAGAAGGCCTCAGAAACCTTCCTAAGATTTTTCTAATGACAACCTCCAAGAGCACTAGTGAAAGCGTTGAGCTCAAGTCAGCTGGATTGGTAGATCATGTGCTGAGAAAGCCTCTTCTTCGAAGTGTCTTAGTCGCTTGTATCAAAGAAGCTTTTGGAAGTCGTTATATCATGagtcaagaaaaagaaaagaatgaacTTTCAAGTTGTCCGAGTCTACTAAGAGAGAAGCGAGTGCTGGTGGTGGATGACAATGTGGTAAACAGAAAAGTGGCACAAGGTGCTCTAAAGAAATATGGAGCAAATGCTACCTGTGTGGAGAGTGGCAAGGCTGCTGTAACGATGCTTACACCACCACACAACTTTGATGCTTGCTTTATGGATCTCCAAATGCCAGAAATTAATGG CTTCGAAGCTACCCGCCTAATCCGCTGCATGGAAAGTGAAGTGAATGAGAAAATTGCATCCGGGGAAGCATCACCGGAGATGTTTGGAAATGTGACTCATTGGCACACACCAATATTAGCAATGACGGCTGATTTGATTCAGGCTTCAAACGAAGTATGCAAGAAGCATGGGATGGATGATTATGTGTCGAAGCCATTTGAATACGAGCAGATGTATAGAGTATTGGCACGGTTTTTCCATGTATAG
- the LOC120002890 gene encoding histidine kinase 2-like isoform X2, with product MLLKSNHLGVILTFAVYNTVLPAYSTPQQRVEATAGYLGASYDVPSLIEQLLQQLASKQTISVHVYDTTNASVPIKMYGDEITDTTGILHTSNLDFGDSSRKHEMHCRFKQKAPLPWIAISSSSGLLAIILLVAEIFFAAINRIAQMEENCRKMMELKVRAESADVAKSQFLATVSHEIRTPMNGVLGMLQLLMDSELGPVELGYAQDAHSCGKSLISLINGILDQSKIEAGRLELEAVPFDVQYILDNVLSICSNESNKKDVELVAYVSDQVPEIVVGDPGRFQQIITNLVGNSLKFSLSRGHIFVSVHLADEVGDPVRDPVLRQVVSLVEDTTNKKYNTLSGLPVVDRWKSWENFKKLNSAAEEPEVIRLLVTVEDTGVGIPLESQNRIFTPFMQADSSTSRTYGGTGIGLSISKCLVDLMHGEIGFVSTPGVGSTFSFTGALRKRESRSIEIKYDPVFDELRGRRALVVDDRSIRAEVTRYHLQELDVSVDIASSLKSACKHLSSTSTSSASTNLAMVFIDKDAWDKNTGILFQCLLKGAGQSGGSEGLRNLPKIFLMTTSKSTSESVELKSAGLVDHVLRKPLLRSVLVACIKEAFGSRYIMSQEKEKNELSSCPSLLREKRVLVVDDNVVNRKVAQGALKKYGANATCVESGKAAVTMLTPPHNFDACFMDLQMPEINGFEATRLIRCMESEVNEKIASGEASPEMFGNVTHWHTPILAMTADLIQASNEVCKKHGMDDYVSKPFEYEQMYRVLARFFHV from the exons ATGCTTTTGAAGTCCAATCATCTGGGTGTTATACTCACTTTTGCAGTCTATAATACTGTTCTTCCTGCATATTCTACACCACAACAACGTGTTGAAGCTACTGCTGG TTATCTAGGCGCATCATATGATGTGCCATCTCTGATAGAGCAGCTTCTGCAACAACTTGCCAGCAAGCAAACAATTTCTGTGCATGTCTATGATACAACTAATGCATCAGTTCCAATTAAAATGTACGGTGATGAAATTACTGATACCACCGGTATATTGCATACCAGTAACCTTGATTTTGGAGATTCATCGCGAAAGCATGAGATGCATTGCAG GTTCAAGCAAAAGGCTCCCTTACCTTGGATAGCAATAAGCTCATCATCGGGGCTTCTAGCAATTATTCTGCTGGTAGCCGAAATATTCTTTGCGGCCATAAATCGAATTGCACAAATGGAGGAGAACTGTAGGAAGATGATGGAGCTCAAAGTTCGTGCGGAATCAGCGGATGTTGCAAAATCTCAG TTTCTTGCAACTGTATCCCATGAGATCCGGACCCCAATGAATGGCGTTTTAG GCATGTTGCAATTGCTGATGGATAGTGAGCTTGGACCGGTTGAATTGGGGTATGCCCAGGATGCTCATAGTTGCGGGAAATCTCTGATCTCACTGATAAATGGGATTCTAGATCAGTCTAAGATAGAAGCTGGCAGGCTAGAACTTGAAGCTGTACCTTTTGATGTGCAGTATATTCTTGATAATGTTCTGTCAATTTGCTCGAATGaatcaaataaaaaagatgTTGAG TTGGTCGCTTACGTCTCTGATCAGGTCCCTGAAATTGTTGTTGGCGACCCTGGACGTTTTCAGCAGATAATTACAAATCTTGTTGGAAATTCACTTAag TTCTCTCTTAGCAGAGGACACATATTTGTCTCTGTGCATCTAGCTGATGAAGTGGGTGACCCAGTTAGAGATCCAGTGCTGAGACAAGTCGTGAGTTTAGTTGAAGATacgacaaataaaaaatataatacatTGAGTGGACTTCCAGTAGTTGACAGGTGGAAAAGCTGGGAGAACTTTAAGAAGTTAAACAGCGCAGCAGAGGAACCTGAAGTTATTAGATTGTTGGTAACAGTCGAGGATACAGGTGTGGGAATTCCTCTAGAATCTCAGAATCGCATCTTTACTCCTTTTATGCAGGCAGACAGTTCCACTTCACGAACATATGGAGGGACTGGAATAGGATTGAGCATTAGTAAATGCCTGGTGGATCTCATGCATGGTGAGATTGGTTTTGTAAGTACACCTGGCGTGGGGAGTACCTTTTCATTTACTGGAGCGTTAAGAAAAAGAGAATCGAGATCTATAGAAATAAAGTATGATCCAGTTTTTGATGAACTCCGGGGACGGAGGGCACTGGTAGTTGATGATAGAAGTATTAGAGCTGAGGTCACTAGATATCATCTTCAAGAGTTGGATGTATCAGTCGACATAGCTTCCAGTCTAAAGTCAGCATGCAAGCACTTATCCAGTACTTCCACTTCCAG TGCCTCAACCAATTTGGCCATGGTTTTTATCGACAAAGATGCTTGGGACAAAAATACAGGTATTCTGTTCCAATGTTTGCTGAAAGGGGCCGGACAAAGTGGTGGCTCAGAAGGCCTCAGAAACCTTCCTAAGATTTTTCTAATGACAACCTCCAAGAGCACTAGTGAAAGCGTTGAGCTCAAGTCAGCTGGATTGGTAGATCATGTGCTGAGAAAGCCTCTTCTTCGAAGTGTCTTAGTCGCTTGTATCAAAGAAGCTTTTGGAAGTCGTTATATCATGagtcaagaaaaagaaaagaatgaacTTTCAAGTTGTCCGAGTCTACTAAGAGAGAAGCGAGTGCTGGTGGTGGATGACAATGTGGTAAACAGAAAAGTGGCACAAGGTGCTCTAAAGAAATATGGAGCAAATGCTACCTGTGTGGAGAGTGGCAAGGCTGCTGTAACGATGCTTACACCACCACACAACTTTGATGCTTGCTTTATGGATCTCCAAATGCCAGAAATTAATGG CTTCGAAGCTACCCGCCTAATCCGCTGCATGGAAAGTGAAGTGAATGAGAAAATTGCATCCGGGGAAGCATCACCGGAGATGTTTGGAAATGTGACTCATTGGCACACACCAATATTAGCAATGACGGCTGATTTGATTCAGGCTTCAAACGAAGTATGCAAGAAGCATGGGATGGATGATTATGTGTCGAAGCCATTTGAATACGAGCAGATGTATAGAGTATTGGCACGGTTTTTCCATGTATAG